In Candidatus Hydrothermales bacterium, a genomic segment contains:
- a CDS encoding alanine--glyoxylate aminotransferase family protein, producing the protein MEKRKKLFIPGPTEVVEEVLEAQKRWMIGHREKDFSVLYERIIEKLTKLLKTKNFVTVFTSSATGVMEGSIRNVVKEKVLSTVCGAFSHRWADIALRCGKKVKSIEVEWGKAIKPDMVERELKNNGYEAILITHNETSTGVTNPLKEIIEAVKSVSPETIILVDAVSSLAGIEILIDNWGIDVIFASVQKCFALPPGLTVTVVSERALEKAKEVKDRGYYFDFLEMKRYYDERRQTPATPAISLLYALDVQLDRMLKEGIENRYKRHYEMAEKVRRWAKIRGFELFPEEGFESNTVTVIKNNRNIDVPNLIDKLRERGFKIANGYGKLKNITFRIGHMGDLKVEEIEKLLENIDDLIS; encoded by the coding sequence ATGGAAAAAAGGAAAAAGTTATTCATCCCTGGGCCTACGGAGGTTGTGGAGGAGGTGCTTGAAGCTCAGAAAAGGTGGATGATTGGTCATAGAGAGAAAGATTTTTCTGTTCTGTATGAAAGGATAATAGAGAAGTTAACCAAGCTCTTAAAAACAAAGAATTTCGTTACTGTTTTTACCTCCTCCGCTACTGGTGTAATGGAAGGTTCTATACGTAATGTTGTTAAGGAGAAAGTTCTTTCAACGGTATGTGGAGCATTCTCCCACAGGTGGGCTGATATTGCCCTAAGATGTGGAAAAAAGGTAAAGAGTATTGAGGTTGAATGGGGTAAAGCAATAAAGCCTGATATGGTTGAAAGGGAGCTTAAAAATAATGGGTATGAGGCAATTCTTATAACACATAATGAAACCTCAACAGGTGTTACAAATCCATTAAAGGAGATAATAGAAGCGGTAAAAAGCGTATCTCCTGAAACCATTATTTTGGTTGATGCTGTAAGTTCTTTAGCGGGGATAGAAATTTTAATTGATAACTGGGGGATTGATGTAATTTTTGCGAGTGTTCAAAAGTGCTTTGCCTTACCTCCAGGTTTAACTGTCACGGTTGTAAGTGAAAGAGCATTAGAAAAGGCTAAAGAGGTGAAGGATAGGGGCTACTATTTCGATTTTCTCGAAATGAAAAGATATTACGATGAGAGAAGGCAGACACCAGCTACTCCAGCGATCTCTCTTTTATATGCCTTAGATGTTCAACTTGACAGAATGCTTAAGGAGGGTATTGAAAATAGATATAAAAGACACTATGAGATGGCAGAAAAAGTAAGAAGATGGGCAAAAATAAGGGGATTTGAACTATTTCCAGAAGAGGGGTTTGAAAGCAACACTGTGACTGTAATAAAAAATAACAGGAATATTGATGTTCCTAATTTAATAGATAAATTAAGAGAGAGGGGGTTTAAGATAGCAAATGGCTATGGGAAACTTAAGAACATAACCTTTAGAATAGGGCATATGGGGGATTTGAAAGTAGAGGAAATTGAGAAACTCTTAGAAAACATTGATGATTTAATAAGTTGA
- a CDS encoding 4Fe-4S dicluster domain-containing protein — MEHFVRTIKYERELNRSFTKEVLSMPGCEGLTSCIQCGTCSGTCPVSIYMDYPPRRIIAMVREGFKDEVLSSKTIWLCASCYACTVECPQNIKITDIMYTLKRMAIKEGKYPKGFPIPILAKAFFDIVVSKGRQTESRLVMNVWLKISLFKILKNSLFGLKLLRKGKLHFKEEKIKDIKSLKTLLEEVKK; from the coding sequence ATGGAACATTTTGTAAGAACAATTAAATATGAAAGAGAATTAAATAGGTCTTTTACAAAGGAAGTGTTAAGTATGCCGGGTTGTGAAGGTTTAACCAGTTGCATTCAATGTGGAACATGTTCTGGGACTTGCCCTGTTTCTATTTATATGGATTACCCACCAAGAAGAATTATCGCAATGGTTAGGGAAGGTTTTAAAGATGAGGTTTTATCCTCAAAAACCATTTGGCTATGTGCCTCCTGTTACGCTTGTACAGTTGAGTGTCCTCAAAACATAAAGATAACAGATATCATGTATACCTTAAAAAGAATGGCTATAAAGGAAGGAAAATACCCTAAGGGATTTCCCATTCCTATTCTTGCTAAAGCATTCTTTGATATTGTTGTAAGCAAGGGTAGACAAACTGAATCAAGACTTGTTATGAATGTTTGGCTAAAAATCTCTCTATTTAAAATTTTAAAGAACTCTCTATTTGGTCTTAAACTTTTAAGAAAAGGAAAACTTCACTTTAAAGAAGAAAAAATAAAAGACATAAAATCTTTAAAGACTTTGCTTGAGGAGGTTAAAAAATGA
- a CDS encoding CoB--CoM heterodisulfide reductase iron-sulfur subunit B family protein gives MNENKKFFYYPGCSLKGTSLAYEKSLLAVFRYFGFEAPELPDWNCCGATSYMSIDEMAAFSLAARNLAIAEKENKDIVAPCPACYAVLNKAKKYIEEYEDVKNVILKGLEKIGLKEYFKGYVKVRHALDVIINEIGIENIKSNIKRKLNGVRVFSYYGCLLVRPFTDFDNPRYPTKLDELIRATGAETVESPLKTKCCGGSLTGTLESVGLRLSYLIIKEAKRRGAHLIVTVCPLCQFNLEAYQDKMEKTFNDKLGIPVIFFTQLLGVALEIDKKELGFEHSLIYPDILYQKALV, from the coding sequence ATGAATGAGAATAAAAAATTTTTTTATTATCCAGGATGTTCTCTAAAAGGTACAAGTCTTGCTTATGAGAAGTCTTTACTTGCTGTTTTCAGGTATTTTGGTTTTGAAGCACCAGAACTCCCAGATTGGAATTGTTGTGGAGCAACAAGCTATATGTCTATAGATGAAATGGCAGCCTTTTCCCTTGCGGCAAGAAATCTTGCTATAGCAGAAAAAGAAAATAAAGATATTGTTGCACCATGTCCAGCTTGCTACGCAGTATTAAATAAGGCAAAAAAATATATTGAAGAATATGAAGATGTAAAAAATGTAATACTTAAAGGATTAGAAAAAATCGGTCTAAAAGAATACTTCAAAGGATATGTAAAAGTAAGACACGCTCTTGATGTGATCATAAACGAAATAGGTATAGAAAACATAAAGTCAAATATAAAAAGAAAACTGAATGGCGTAAGAGTTTTCTCCTATTATGGATGTCTTCTTGTAAGACCCTTTACCGATTTTGATAATCCGAGATATCCTACTAAGCTTGATGAACTTATTAGAGCCACAGGGGCTGAAACAGTAGAAAGTCCACTAAAAACAAAATGTTGTGGTGGATCTTTAACTGGAACTCTTGAAAGTGTGGGACTTAGGCTCTCCTATCTTATAATTAAAGAGGCAAAAAGAAGGGGGGCTCATCTGATTGTAACGGTATGTCCTCTTTGCCAATTTAATCTTGAAGCCTATCAAGATAAAATGGAAAAAACCTTTAATGATAAGTTAGGTATACCAGTTATATTCTTTACCCAACTTTTAGGAGTTGCCCTTGAAATAGATAAAAAAGAGTTAGGTTTTGAACATAGTTTAATTTACCCTGATATTTTATATCAAAAAGCATTAGTTTAA
- a CDS encoding CoB--CoM heterodisulfide reductase iron-sulfur subunit A family protein gives MNKIRGDGEIRVGVYVCHCGTNIAGRVNIKEVVEFASKLPYVVVAREYKYMCSDPGQELIKNDIKELKLNRIVVASCSPHLHEHTFRKACEDAGLNPFNFQMANIREHVSWVTKDSKEATEKAKAMVRAAVYRVVFHESLERKSQEIHPDVLVIGGGIAGISASLVLADAGKKVYLVEREPSIGGHMAKFDKTFPTLDCASCILTPKMTQVKDHPNIELFTYSEVEEVDGYVGNFTVKIRKRARYVDIEKCVGCYECIEACVYKEGKFPDEFNEGLSKRKPIYIPFPQAVPLAAVIDPATCIQFLSGKCKRTCQQACERGAIDFNMRDEIVEVKVGAIIVATGFKTFDPSRIPQYGYDRYPNVYTALEVERLVNSSGPTGGEIILRDGRRPQSVGIIHCVGSRDKNYNIWCSRVCCMYSLKLAHLIKERTNAEVYCFYIDMRTPGKGYEEFYHKLMEEGVHFIRGKVAEVTDWAVTPEEEGKLIIRVEDTLIGVVRRIPVDMVVLAVGLEPRTDADEIRRLLNISCSKEGWFLERHPKLAPVATFTDGIFIAGACQGPKDIPDTVAQAEAAAAQALALIDRKRIELEPNTAWIDEEKCSGCHICIGLCPYSAISYNEEKKIAVINEALCKGCGVCVAACPSKAAQQRLFLDEQLYAEIEGALL, from the coding sequence ATGAATAAAATAAGGGGAGACGGGGAAATTAGAGTGGGTGTTTATGTTTGTCATTGTGGAACAAATATAGCTGGAAGAGTGAACATAAAAGAGGTAGTTGAGTTTGCCTCAAAACTTCCCTACGTTGTTGTTGCAAGAGAGTATAAGTATATGTGCTCCGATCCTGGTCAAGAATTAATTAAAAACGATATAAAGGAGCTGAAATTAAACAGAATAGTTGTAGCTTCGTGTTCTCCTCATCTTCATGAGCATACATTTAGAAAGGCTTGTGAGGATGCTGGACTAAATCCCTTTAACTTTCAGATGGCGAACATAAGAGAGCATGTTTCTTGGGTAACAAAAGATTCAAAGGAGGCTACTGAAAAGGCAAAGGCAATGGTAAGAGCTGCTGTTTATAGGGTGGTTTTCCATGAAAGTCTTGAAAGAAAATCTCAAGAGATACATCCAGATGTGTTAGTAATAGGTGGTGGAATAGCAGGAATTTCTGCAAGCCTTGTATTAGCCGATGCCGGTAAAAAGGTATATCTTGTTGAAAGAGAGCCTTCAATAGGTGGCCATATGGCAAAATTTGATAAAACTTTCCCAACCCTTGATTGTGCCTCATGTATTTTAACTCCTAAGATGACTCAAGTTAAAGATCATCCCAATATCGAACTTTTTACTTATTCTGAGGTTGAAGAAGTTGATGGTTATGTAGGTAACTTCACTGTTAAGATTAGAAAAAGAGCTAGATACGTTGATATTGAAAAGTGTGTAGGTTGTTATGAATGTATTGAGGCCTGTGTATACAAAGAAGGAAAGTTTCCTGATGAGTTTAATGAGGGTCTTTCAAAGAGAAAACCGATTTATATTCCCTTTCCACAGGCAGTTCCCCTTGCAGCAGTTATAGATCCAGCAACATGTATACAGTTTTTATCAGGTAAGTGCAAAAGGACTTGTCAACAGGCCTGTGAAAGAGGAGCAATAGACTTTAACATGAGAGATGAAATTGTGGAAGTTAAAGTAGGAGCAATAATTGTAGCTACTGGCTTTAAAACATTTGATCCTTCAAGAATCCCACAGTATGGTTACGATAGGTATCCAAATGTTTACACTGCCTTAGAGGTTGAAAGGCTTGTTAATTCATCAGGACCAACTGGTGGAGAAATTATTCTAAGAGATGGTAGAAGACCCCAATCAGTTGGAATAATTCACTGTGTTGGTTCAAGAGACAAAAATTACAACATCTGGTGCTCAAGGGTATGTTGTATGTACTCTTTGAAACTTGCCCATCTAATCAAAGAGAGAACCAATGCAGAAGTCTACTGTTTCTATATCGATATGAGAACTCCTGGAAAGGGTTATGAAGAGTTTTATCACAAATTAATGGAAGAGGGTGTTCACTTTATAAGGGGTAAGGTTGCAGAGGTTACAGATTGGGCTGTTACACCGGAGGAAGAGGGAAAACTTATTATAAGAGTTGAAGATACACTTATAGGTGTTGTAAGGAGAATTCCTGTAGATATGGTAGTTTTAGCTGTAGGACTTGAACCACGAACTGATGCTGATGAGATAAGGAGACTTTTAAATATATCTTGTTCAAAAGAGGGTTGGTTCCTTGAGAGGCATCCAAAACTTGCTCCAGTAGCAACCTTTACAGATGGAATTTTCATTGCTGGAGCATGTCAAGGTCCTAAAGATATACCAGATACAGTTGCTCAAGCTGAAGCAGCTGCAGCTCAAGCTCTAGCTCTTATAGATAGAAAGAGAATTGAACTTGAACCAAATACTGCATGGATCGATGAGGAAAAGTGCTCTGGGTGCCATATATGCATTGGTCTTTGTCCTTATTCAGCCATCTCTTATAATGAAGAAAAGAAAATTGCTGTAATAAATGAGGCTTTATGCAAAGGTTGTGGCGTCTGTGTGGCAGCATGTCCTTCAAAGGCTGCTCAACAGAGGTTATTCCTTGATGAACAGTTATATGCCGAGATTGAGGGAGCCCTACTTTGA
- a CDS encoding hydrogenase iron-sulfur subunit, whose amino-acid sequence MNNNNNKFEPKILGIFCNWCTYLAADLAGVSRMDYPANIRIVRTMCSGRVDPQFIFWGFKNGADGILIGGCHPGDCHYIEGNYKTLRRYLLLKRVLKEIGINEKRLRLEWISASEGEKLQRVVREFTEEIRSLGPITEDRAFKLNLIEHKK is encoded by the coding sequence ATGAATAATAATAACAATAAGTTTGAACCCAAAATATTGGGAATCTTTTGTAACTGGTGTACTTATCTTGCTGCTGATTTAGCCGGTGTTTCAAGGATGGATTATCCTGCAAACATAAGAATAGTTAGAACTATGTGCTCTGGAAGAGTTGATCCTCAGTTTATTTTCTGGGGTTTTAAAAATGGTGCAGATGGGATACTTATAGGGGGGTGCCACCCAGGTGATTGCCACTATATTGAGGGAAACTATAAGACTTTGAGAAGATATCTTCTTTTAAAAAGAGTTTTAAAAGAAATAGGAATAAATGAAAAAAGACTAAGACTGGAGTGGATATCTGCTTCAGAAGGTGAAAAATTACAAAGGGTAGTAAGGGAGTTTACAGAGGAAATAAGGAGTTTGGGACCCATAACTGAGGATAGGGCTTTTAAATTAAATTTGATAGAACATAAAAAGTAA
- a CDS encoding oxidoreductase — protein MAEKSKVAFYWCASCGGCEEAMVDLAEDILQVVEKAEFVLWPVAMDFKREDVENLKDEEILVTFINGAVRTSEQEEMVRLLRKKSKILIAFGACAYTGGVPGLANCYSREEILNFYYKSGDTVFNPEDKKPTPHFIEGNFAFEIPEFYGRVYAVDQVVDVDYYIPGCAPTRKVVKNAIDALFSSQLPQKGSILGASSKSLCNECPLNETKPEKIYVKKFKRVDKTQPEPDKCLLIQGYPCLGPVTRGGCEALCVKANYPCTGCFGPLDDVKDYGAKAVSFLASIIDSNDEKEIEKIIDEGLSNPLAIVYRYSLPKSLIFDTKIKKNGG, from the coding sequence ATGGCAGAAAAATCAAAGGTAGCTTTTTATTGGTGTGCCTCCTGTGGTGGATGTGAGGAGGCTATGGTTGACTTGGCAGAAGATATTTTGCAGGTTGTAGAAAAGGCTGAGTTTGTTTTATGGCCAGTTGCTATGGATTTTAAAAGAGAGGATGTGGAGAATCTAAAGGATGAGGAAATTTTAGTTACATTTATTAACGGTGCAGTAAGAACATCTGAACAAGAGGAGATGGTAAGACTTTTGAGAAAAAAATCAAAGATACTCATTGCCTTTGGTGCCTGTGCCTATACCGGTGGAGTACCAGGACTTGCTAATTGTTACTCAAGAGAGGAAATTTTAAACTTTTATTATAAAAGCGGTGACACTGTATTTAATCCGGAGGATAAAAAGCCAACACCTCATTTTATTGAAGGTAATTTTGCTTTTGAAATACCAGAATTTTATGGTAGAGTTTATGCAGTTGATCAGGTTGTTGATGTTGATTATTACATTCCTGGCTGTGCACCAACAAGAAAAGTTGTAAAAAATGCAATAGATGCACTTTTTTCATCTCAACTTCCTCAAAAGGGATCTATTTTGGGAGCAAGTAGTAAGAGCTTATGCAACGAATGTCCTCTAAATGAGACAAAACCTGAAAAAATATATGTGAAGAAATTTAAAAGAGTTGATAAAACTCAACCTGAACCTGATAAATGTCTATTAATTCAGGGTTATCCTTGTCTTGGTCCAGTTACAAGAGGAGGTTGTGAGGCTTTGTGTGTTAAAGCTAACTATCCTTGCACAGGTTGTTTTGGGCCTTTAGATGATGTTAAAGATTATGGAGCTAAGGCTGTTTCTTTTCTTGCATCAATAATTGATTCAAATGATGAAAAAGAAATAGAAAAAATTATAGATGAGGGTCTTTCAAACCCTCTTGCCATAGTTTATAGATATTCTTTACCAAAATCTTTAATTTTTGATACAAAGATTAAAAAAAACGGAGGTTAA
- a CDS encoding Ni/Fe hydrogenase subunit alpha: MQHKITIDPITRLEGHGKIEIFLDEKGNVERAFLVVPELRGFEIFVKGKPAEDMPIITARICGVCPTAHHMASTKALDDLYKVQPPSPAKKLREMLYNMFMLEDHALHVYILGGPDFIVGPKAKKAERNVLGVIQKVGLEVGKKVISVRREIRELMTLLAGKVIHPAWGVPGGVTRGIKKEEVVNFIKVAEKGVEFALFTLKVFKDIVLSNKEYVDLILSDAYTHRTYYMGLVDENKKLNFYDGKIRVVDPEGKEYALFDVRNYREYIAEHVENWTYIKFPFLKKVGWKGFVDGKDSGIYSVAPLARLNACEGISTPRAQEAYEEFYKTLGGKPVHHTLANHWARVVEMIYAAERFLELAKDPEITSDNIRNIPTETPTVGIGVVEAPRGTLIHHYETDERGYITKANLIVATQNNSARISMSIDKAAKSLIKEGKYDEGILNMVEMAFRAYDPCHACGTHSLPGNIPVLINIRNKNGEIIKTIKNFE; the protein is encoded by the coding sequence ATGCAACATAAAATAACCATTGATCCAATAACAAGACTTGAGGGTCATGGTAAAATTGAAATTTTTCTTGACGAAAAGGGGAACGTAGAAAGAGCTTTCCTTGTCGTCCCAGAACTGAGAGGATTTGAGATTTTCGTAAAGGGTAAACCTGCTGAAGATATGCCTATAATAACAGCTAGAATTTGTGGTGTTTGCCCAACGGCTCACCACATGGCAAGCACAAAGGCATTAGATGACTTATATAAAGTCCAACCTCCATCACCTGCGAAAAAATTAAGAGAGATGCTATACAACATGTTTATGCTTGAGGATCATGCTCTTCATGTTTATATCCTAGGTGGTCCTGACTTTATAGTTGGTCCAAAGGCTAAAAAGGCAGAAAGGAATGTCTTAGGAGTAATTCAGAAAGTTGGTCTTGAGGTCGGGAAAAAGGTTATATCAGTGAGAAGAGAAATAAGAGAACTGATGACACTTCTTGCAGGTAAAGTGATACATCCTGCCTGGGGAGTACCTGGTGGAGTTACAAGAGGAATAAAAAAAGAAGAAGTAGTAAACTTTATAAAAGTTGCTGAAAAAGGAGTTGAATTTGCCCTGTTTACTCTTAAGGTCTTTAAAGATATCGTTCTTTCAAATAAGGAGTACGTTGATCTTATTTTATCAGATGCCTATACCCATAGAACTTACTACATGGGACTTGTAGATGAGAATAAAAAGCTTAATTTCTATGACGGTAAAATAAGAGTAGTTGATCCTGAGGGTAAAGAATACGCTTTATTTGATGTGAGGAACTATAGAGAGTATATAGCAGAACATGTCGAGAATTGGACCTACATTAAGTTTCCCTTCTTAAAGAAAGTTGGGTGGAAGGGTTTTGTTGATGGCAAAGATTCCGGTATATACTCTGTAGCACCACTTGCAAGGCTTAACGCTTGTGAGGGTATTTCTACTCCTAGAGCTCAGGAGGCCTATGAGGAGTTTTATAAAACTTTGGGAGGAAAACCTGTTCATCATACACTTGCTAATCATTGGGCAAGAGTAGTTGAAATGATTTATGCTGCAGAGAGGTTTCTTGAACTTGCTAAAGATCCAGAGATTACCTCAGATAACATAAGAAATATTCCGACAGAGACACCTACCGTGGGAATAGGAGTTGTAGAGGCACCAAGAGGTACGCTTATACATCATTATGAGACAGATGAAAGAGGGTATATAACAAAGGCAAACTTAATAGTGGCAACTCAGAATAATTCAGCTCGTATTTCTATGTCGATCGATAAGGCTGCAAAGAGTCTTATAAAAGAAGGAAAATACGATGAGGGAATTTTAAATATGGTAGAGATGGCGTTCAGAGCCTATGATCCCTGTCATGCCTGTGGTACCCATTCATTACCCGGTAACATTCCTGTTCTAATAAACATAAGAAATAAAAATGGCGAAATAATTAAAACTATAAAAAACTTTGAGTAA
- a CDS encoding hydrogenase maturation protease: MSNQRKNVILGLGNTIRGDDGIGIYIAGFLTRKYKDLVDVVSTEEMGLSLLDFLSPYEKAIIIDSIYTGKQDVGNLYIFNGKDIQSNGIKSNHYVGIPELIQIAKKLKLPFPREILIIGVSVENPFTIRLSLSESLKNKIPEILDKIEKIIKEFFKI, from the coding sequence TTGAGTAATCAAAGGAAAAATGTTATTTTAGGGCTTGGAAACACGATAAGAGGGGACGACGGGATTGGTATATACATAGCGGGATTTTTAACTCGAAAGTACAAGGATCTAGTAGATGTGGTGTCGACAGAGGAGATGGGTCTTTCATTGCTTGACTTTCTCTCTCCCTATGAAAAGGCAATAATAATTGATAGTATATACACCGGAAAGCAGGATGTTGGAAATTTATATATATTCAATGGAAAAGACATACAAAGTAATGGAATAAAAAGTAATCATTACGTAGGGATTCCGGAGCTTATTCAAATTGCTAAGAAGTTAAAACTACCTTTTCCAAGGGAGATTCTTATTATAGGAGTCTCAGTTGAAAATCCCTTCACTATTAGACTTTCTCTCTCTGAGAGTTTAAAAAATAAAATACCGGAAATTTTAGACAAAATAGAAAAAATTATTAAGGAGTTTTTTAAAATTTAA